In Trichocoleus desertorum NBK24, the following are encoded in one genomic region:
- a CDS encoding antibiotic biosynthesis monooxygenase, whose protein sequence is MTDFNDCLNHRIAQVAIGEFHSGTFAEAKRLYDEAVATYGEGFKEAYLLQEQGTDKGISVILWDSEDSMKANVNDAYKSILKKLLPLFVSPPSLRTYEVVSEVRASEGEASRPEASRAEASKV, encoded by the coding sequence ATGACAGATTTCAACGACTGTTTAAACCACCGCATTGCCCAAGTCGCGATTGGCGAGTTTCACTCGGGCACCTTTGCTGAAGCGAAACGCCTCTATGACGAAGCAGTTGCCACCTACGGCGAAGGGTTTAAAGAAGCTTACTTGCTCCAAGAACAAGGAACCGACAAAGGGATCTCGGTGATTCTTTGGGATAGCGAAGACAGCATGAAAGCCAACGTCAACGATGCTTATAAATCGATCCTGAAAAAACTGCTACCCCTATTTGTCAGTCCCCCCAGCTTGAGAACCTATGAGGTAGTCAGTGAAGTGCGGGCTTCTGAGGGTGAAGCATCTAGACCTGAAGCATCCAGAGCTGAAGCATCCAAAGTATGA
- a CDS encoding class I SAM-dependent methyltransferase, producing the protein MSVSGISDRSLLQKALIRRAIALLLTTCLGLLLTCMGPMTPAVLADVASVYQQRDRHNSDGIGKIYMGREIAQVMGHQGAAWLERSSRSWQEQPQRVVEALDLQPSDVVADIGAGTGYFSFRLSPLVPDGKVLAVDVQPEMIDILNFLKQENQATNVEPVLGTVQDPHLPAASVDLALMVDAYHEFEYPQEMMTALVRSLKPGGRVVLVEYRGENPLILIKGLHKMTQRQVKKEMQAVGLVWQETKNLLPQQHLMIFRKVA; encoded by the coding sequence ATGAGCGTGAGTGGCATCAGCGATCGCTCTTTGCTACAGAAAGCTCTCATCAGACGAGCGATCGCGTTGTTGCTCACGACTTGCTTGGGGTTGTTGCTCACTTGTATGGGGCCAATGACTCCCGCTGTCCTTGCGGACGTGGCAAGTGTCTACCAGCAGCGCGATCGCCATAACTCTGACGGAATCGGCAAAATCTACATGGGCCGAGAGATTGCTCAGGTGATGGGCCATCAGGGAGCGGCTTGGCTAGAGCGATCGAGTCGGAGTTGGCAAGAGCAACCGCAACGAGTTGTAGAAGCACTAGATCTCCAACCGTCGGATGTGGTGGCGGATATTGGAGCAGGCACAGGTTACTTTAGTTTTCGGCTTAGTCCCTTGGTACCAGATGGAAAAGTGTTGGCGGTCGATGTCCAGCCAGAGATGATTGACATCCTCAATTTTCTCAAGCAAGAAAACCAAGCAACCAATGTCGAACCCGTTCTTGGCACCGTGCAAGATCCGCATCTCCCTGCTGCGAGTGTAGATCTCGCTTTAATGGTGGATGCTTATCATGAATTTGAGTATCCCCAAGAGATGATGACAGCCCTGGTGCGATCGCTCAAACCTGGAGGCAGAGTTGTTCTAGTAGAGTACCGGGGTGAAAATCCCCTAATTCTGATTAAAGGTCTCCACAAAATGACCCAGCGCCAAGTCAAAAAAGAGATGCAAGCGGTGGGCTTAGTTTGGCAAGAAACCAAGAACTTGTTACCGCAACAACATCTAATGATTTTTCGCAAAGTTGCCTAA
- a CDS encoding transaldolase family protein has product MIDRDRPIPVNSTSRQIRLCLDTADLKQWQIWLPTGLFYGITTNPLLLERAQVACTVEQLQQLAQQALALGAQEIQLQTWGNTVEALVSTGKRLAAIDERVVVKVPITQVGTTAAAQLIAAGIPTTLTAVYAVHQVLIAAALGGAYAAPYLGRINDLGRNGREDLVAMQRSLAGTNSNTRLLVASIRSVDDITFLASHGLDTFTFSPAIAAALFEVAATEQAATDFEQAALRMGAG; this is encoded by the coding sequence ATGATAGATCGCGATCGCCCTATCCCAGTCAATTCCACTTCTCGACAGATTCGTCTATGCCTCGATACCGCTGATCTGAAGCAGTGGCAAATTTGGTTGCCCACAGGTCTGTTTTATGGCATCACTACCAATCCACTACTACTAGAACGGGCTCAGGTGGCTTGCACAGTTGAGCAATTGCAGCAGTTAGCTCAGCAAGCATTGGCGCTAGGAGCACAAGAAATTCAGCTACAAACGTGGGGCAATACCGTAGAGGCCTTGGTGAGTACAGGCAAGCGCTTGGCAGCCATTGATGAGCGAGTCGTGGTCAAGGTTCCAATCACCCAAGTTGGAACGACAGCGGCAGCACAACTAATAGCGGCAGGCATTCCCACCACTTTGACTGCTGTTTATGCAGTTCACCAAGTTCTGATCGCTGCGGCGCTAGGAGGTGCCTATGCGGCTCCATATTTGGGTCGGATCAACGATTTGGGCCGCAACGGACGAGAAGATTTGGTGGCAATGCAGCGATCGCTAGCTGGGACGAATAGTAATACTCGTCTCCTAGTGGCCAGCATCCGCAGTGTAGACGACATCACCTTTCTCGCCAGTCACGGGTTAGATACATTTACTTTCTCTCCCGCGATCGCTGCTGCACTTTTTGAGGTCGCTGCTACTGAGCAAGCCGCCACAGATTTCGAGCAAGCAGCCCTCCGGATGGGAGCAGGTTAG
- a CDS encoding U32 family peptidase, whose amino-acid sequence MNIAHPVTEPNSSTFQRPELLAPAGNWDCAKAAVENGADAIYFGLDRFNARMRAQNFTEADLPKLMEFLHRRGVKGYVTLNTLIFPNELTEAEQYLCTIMAAGVDAVIVQDVGICRLIRHLSPDFPIHASTQMTVTSAAGVEFAKDLGCHLVVLARECSLKEINKIQAQIVEQQVALPLEVFVHGALCVAYSGQCLTSESLGGRSANRGECAQACRMTYELIADGQTVDLGDRKYLLSPQDLAGLDVLPELVKTGVTSLKIEGRLKAPEYVANVTRVYREALDRVMADLEPNPLAPFPRREGGSREPRQPEGQVAQGEQDQYNLEMAFSRGLSTGWFQGINNQELVHARFGKKRGVYLGEITRIRNEQITVRLEAPVKPGDGIVFDSGHPEAKEEGGRIYTVDLRGPEAVLTFGRDALNLRRIHVDDRVWKTNDPELDREIRQTYSGEHPQFQRPIQVEVHGEVGQPLVAIARDGLGHVVQVESTMPLVEAHNKPLTTGRLQEQLGRLGNTPFELGALTNHLAGNVMLPVSELNRLRREMVVQLEELRAQPKRWQLRSPASWQELLSQPLSTLKTHVNPQVQTPELVVLVRNLKQLQAALSAGIQTLYCEFEDPRAYRDAVQMVRKEKDEKASLSFPSIYVAPPRITKSGENWILQQVKACDADGYLVRNYDQLQFFGADRCVGDFPLNVANPLTAGYFKQRYGLERLTASYDLNMAQLEALLTSCPPDWFEVTVHQHMPMFHMEHCVFCAFLSEGTDYTNCGRPCEEHKVTLRDRVGTEHILQADAGCRNTVFNGTAQTGAEYVQHLLKLGLRHFRIEFVNEAPEQVAQTIQRYQQLLQGEITGAQLWRELRLQNQLGVTRGPLETRS is encoded by the coding sequence ATGAATATTGCTCACCCAGTCACTGAACCCAACTCATCTACCTTTCAGCGCCCCGAACTGCTGGCTCCGGCGGGAAACTGGGACTGTGCCAAAGCTGCCGTAGAAAACGGAGCCGATGCGATTTATTTTGGCTTAGACCGCTTCAACGCCCGGATGCGAGCGCAGAACTTTACCGAAGCTGACTTGCCCAAGTTGATGGAGTTTCTGCACCGACGCGGTGTGAAAGGGTACGTCACGCTCAACACCCTGATTTTTCCCAACGAACTCACCGAAGCTGAGCAGTATCTCTGCACCATTATGGCTGCTGGCGTAGATGCAGTAATCGTGCAAGATGTGGGCATCTGCCGCCTAATTCGGCATCTTTCTCCTGATTTTCCGATTCACGCTTCTACCCAAATGACCGTCACCAGCGCCGCAGGCGTAGAATTCGCCAAAGATCTCGGTTGCCATTTGGTGGTGTTGGCACGGGAATGTTCCCTGAAAGAAATCAACAAAATTCAAGCCCAAATTGTTGAGCAGCAAGTAGCGTTGCCCCTGGAAGTGTTTGTGCATGGGGCGCTTTGTGTGGCTTATTCGGGTCAGTGCTTAACCAGTGAGTCGCTAGGGGGACGCTCGGCGAATCGAGGTGAATGTGCTCAAGCTTGCCGCATGACCTACGAGCTGATTGCCGATGGGCAAACAGTGGATTTGGGCGATCGCAAATACTTACTCAGCCCTCAAGATTTGGCAGGGTTGGATGTATTGCCAGAACTCGTAAAAACCGGAGTCACTAGCCTCAAAATTGAAGGCCGCTTGAAAGCACCGGAATATGTGGCTAATGTTACGCGGGTTTATCGAGAAGCTCTCGATCGCGTCATGGCAGATTTGGAACCTAACCCCCTAGCCCCCTTCCCTCGTAGGGAAGGGGGAAGTAGAGAACCTCGACAACCTGAAGGGCAAGTTGCACAGGGAGAGCAGGATCAGTACAACTTGGAGATGGCGTTCTCACGGGGGCTTTCGACGGGGTGGTTCCAAGGGATTAACAATCAAGAATTGGTACATGCTCGTTTTGGCAAGAAGCGGGGAGTGTATTTGGGTGAGATCACTCGTATCCGGAATGAGCAGATTACGGTGCGGCTGGAAGCTCCAGTGAAACCAGGGGATGGCATTGTGTTTGACAGTGGTCATCCGGAGGCGAAGGAAGAAGGAGGCCGCATCTACACCGTTGATTTGCGGGGGCCAGAAGCCGTATTAACATTCGGTCGGGATGCACTTAATCTCCGTCGTATTCATGTGGACGATCGCGTTTGGAAAACCAATGATCCTGAACTCGATCGGGAGATCCGCCAAACTTATTCCGGTGAGCATCCCCAATTTCAGCGCCCCATTCAGGTGGAGGTTCATGGTGAGGTTGGGCAACCGCTAGTTGCGATCGCTCGTGACGGATTAGGACATGTGGTTCAGGTGGAATCAACCATGCCGTTGGTCGAAGCGCACAACAAACCTCTGACGACAGGGCGCTTGCAAGAACAATTAGGGCGACTGGGCAACACTCCCTTCGAGCTAGGGGCACTAACTAACCACTTGGCTGGAAATGTCATGTTGCCCGTAAGTGAGTTGAATCGACTACGGCGGGAGATGGTCGTTCAATTAGAGGAATTAAGAGCGCAACCTAAGCGTTGGCAATTGCGATCGCCAGCTTCTTGGCAAGAGCTATTATCTCAACCCCTCTCTACTCTCAAAACTCATGTTAATCCACAGGTGCAAACACCCGAACTTGTAGTTCTAGTACGCAACCTGAAACAATTACAAGCAGCTCTGTCAGCAGGAATTCAAACCCTTTACTGCGAATTTGAAGACCCGCGAGCTTATCGAGATGCAGTCCAAATGGTGAGGAAGGAGAAGGATGAAAAAGCTTCTTTATCTTTTCCTTCTATCTATGTCGCACCACCGCGTATTACCAAATCTGGAGAGAACTGGATTCTGCAACAGGTAAAAGCTTGCGATGCGGATGGTTATCTGGTGCGAAATTATGACCAATTGCAGTTTTTTGGAGCCGATCGCTGTGTTGGTGACTTTCCCCTCAACGTTGCCAATCCCCTAACGGCGGGCTATTTCAAGCAGCGCTATGGGTTGGAGCGTCTCACGGCTTCTTATGACTTGAACATGGCTCAGTTAGAAGCGTTGCTGACTAGCTGCCCCCCCGATTGGTTTGAGGTGACTGTGCATCAACATATGCCAATGTTCCATATGGAGCATTGTGTGTTTTGTGCGTTTCTCTCGGAAGGGACGGACTATACCAACTGTGGCCGACCTTGTGAAGAACATAAAGTAACACTCCGCGATCGCGTGGGCACAGAACATATCCTCCAAGCCGATGCGGGCTGTCGTAACACTGTGTTTAATGGCACAGCGCAAACTGGGGCGGAATATGTGCAACATCTCCTAAAGCTGGGATTGCGGCACTTCCGGATTGAGTTTGTTAATGAAGCTCCGGAGCAGGTAGCACAAACCATCCAGCGCTATCAACAACTGCTGCAAGGAGAGATCACAGGTGCCCAACTTTGGCGAGAATTACGGCTCCAAAATCAGTTGGGAGTGACGAGAGGGCCGTTGGAGACGCGATCGTAA
- a CDS encoding heme peroxidase family protein, with amino-acid sequence MTRHGQMPLGGENPPRSTYYDQGKFGRLFPTLPPFAMDSPQLREALKEIGKKGGIMDPKDDLNDPIGLIINPDKNVENPNNPNLTAGITFLGQFLDHDMTFDTTSSLERQQDPEAIANFRAPFLELDSLYGSGPNASPHLYDQSSNGGGIKFLVEPIPGSEAIARDGKLKFDLPRNSQNVALIGDPRNDENLIVSQLHLAFLKFHNAVVDHVKAKTGWTNPMEVFAEAQRLVRWHYQWIIVHEFLPATVGQKMVDKVLEKGRKFYNWRNLPFIPVEFAVAAYRFGHSQVRPSYRANFGPKPDDSGQFIALIFDKGRPGSPQPDASDPNDLRGGKRAARRFIDWQTFFDFGDKRVRSNKKIDTQLSSVLFDLPGLPGTEPQSLAQRNLLRQLTFSMPSGQRVAKAMKEDILSPGDLADLKPYQLEARTPLWFYILREADVLGDDGKRLGPVGGRIVAEVFIGLLEGDRQSYLRQDPEWQPTLGRDGKFTTVDLLRFAGVVTNL; translated from the coding sequence ATGACTCGTCATGGACAGATGCCTCTAGGCGGCGAGAATCCTCCTCGCTCTACTTATTATGACCAAGGCAAGTTCGGACGACTTTTCCCCACACTTCCCCCTTTCGCGATGGACAGCCCTCAGCTTCGAGAAGCGTTGAAGGAGATTGGCAAAAAGGGCGGCATTATGGACCCCAAGGACGATCTAAATGATCCCATCGGTCTCATCATTAACCCGGACAAGAATGTCGAGAATCCTAATAATCCCAATCTAACGGCTGGGATTACCTTCTTAGGTCAGTTCCTCGATCACGATATGACCTTTGATACCACTTCTAGCCTGGAGCGGCAACAAGACCCTGAAGCGATCGCCAACTTCCGGGCACCTTTCCTAGAACTCGATAGCTTGTATGGTTCTGGGCCAAATGCCTCACCTCACCTGTATGACCAATCCAGCAATGGTGGGGGGATCAAGTTCTTAGTAGAACCGATTCCTGGCTCCGAGGCGATCGCCCGTGATGGCAAACTGAAATTTGATTTGCCGCGCAATAGCCAGAATGTGGCCTTAATTGGCGATCCTCGCAATGATGAAAATTTGATTGTCTCGCAACTCCACCTAGCCTTTCTCAAGTTTCATAATGCGGTGGTAGATCATGTGAAAGCTAAAACAGGCTGGACGAACCCGATGGAAGTGTTTGCCGAGGCACAACGCCTGGTGCGGTGGCATTATCAGTGGATTATTGTCCATGAATTTCTGCCTGCTACAGTCGGTCAAAAAATGGTAGATAAGGTACTGGAAAAAGGACGGAAGTTCTACAATTGGCGCAATTTGCCCTTTATCCCGGTTGAGTTTGCGGTTGCAGCTTATCGGTTTGGGCATTCTCAGGTGCGACCCAGCTACCGCGCCAACTTTGGCCCCAAGCCAGACGATAGCGGCCAGTTTATCGCCTTGATCTTTGATAAAGGTAGACCAGGCTCGCCCCAGCCAGATGCCTCTGACCCAAATGACCTACGAGGTGGCAAACGAGCGGCGCGTCGGTTTATCGACTGGCAAACTTTCTTTGACTTTGGAGATAAGCGAGTTCGTTCTAACAAAAAAATTGATACTCAACTGTCCTCGGTACTGTTTGATCTCCCTGGACTTCCAGGTACAGAACCCCAATCTCTGGCACAGCGTAACTTGCTGCGGCAACTCACTTTCAGTATGCCATCAGGACAACGGGTAGCCAAAGCCATGAAGGAAGATATCCTCTCTCCAGGAGATTTGGCTGACCTCAAGCCTTATCAGTTGGAAGCTCGTACTCCCCTCTGGTTCTACATTTTGCGAGAGGCGGATGTGCTCGGTGATGATGGCAAGCGCTTGGGACCAGTCGGTGGTCGAATAGTCGCTGAGGTGTTTATTGGTCTGCTCGAAGGAGACCGTCAGTCTTATTTGCGGCAAGACCCAGAATGGCAGCCAACCTTGGGCCGTGATGGGAAGTTCACGACGGTAGACCTGCTGAGGTTTGCAGGCGTTGTCACCAACCTGTAA
- the trpD gene encoding anthranilate phosphoribosyltransferase, translating to MSVTSAADSSLLTADSPLWPQLLQQLLDRQSLAAEEAATLMRGWLSETIPPVLSGAILAAIQAKGVSATELAGMAQVLQSQSAASGMTLPKFSTPLIDTCGTGGDGASTFNISTAVAFVAAAAGVSVAKHGNRSASSKVGSADVLEALGVNLSASPNQVQAALQTVGITFLFAVGWHPALKGVAPLRRTLKIRTIFNLLGPLVNPLRPTGQVIGVCDPHLVDAIAEALNQLGIQRAIVLHGRERLDEAGLADVTDLAVLTNKTVQRVTLNPQDLGLEFAPTSALQGGDLAENAAILKAVLQGKGTTAQRNAVALNAALALQVGEQLPETANPLEAYAKGIAIAQDILQSGAAWAKLEQLVEFLQ from the coding sequence ATGTCTGTCACCTCGGCTGCTGACTCCAGCTTATTAACCGCTGACTCGCCACTGTGGCCTCAATTGCTTCAACAACTGCTAGACCGTCAATCTCTAGCCGCAGAGGAGGCTGCAACGCTGATGCGTGGCTGGTTGAGCGAGACAATTCCACCCGTTTTGTCAGGCGCGATTTTGGCGGCGATTCAGGCCAAAGGGGTGTCTGCAACGGAACTGGCAGGGATGGCTCAGGTATTGCAATCCCAGTCTGCGGCGAGTGGCATGACTTTGCCAAAATTTTCAACTCCCTTAATTGACACCTGCGGTACGGGGGGAGATGGCGCTTCTACTTTCAATATCTCGACAGCGGTGGCATTTGTCGCGGCGGCAGCAGGGGTGTCTGTCGCCAAGCATGGCAACCGTTCTGCTTCTAGCAAAGTTGGTTCTGCGGATGTTTTGGAAGCCTTAGGCGTTAACCTCAGTGCGAGTCCAAACCAAGTGCAAGCCGCCTTGCAAACGGTGGGAATTACCTTTTTGTTTGCTGTGGGCTGGCATCCAGCGCTGAAAGGAGTGGCTCCACTGCGTAGAACCCTGAAAATCCGCACCATTTTTAACTTGTTGGGGCCTTTGGTGAATCCCCTCAGACCCACCGGACAAGTCATTGGCGTGTGCGATCCTCATTTGGTAGATGCGATCGCTGAAGCTTTAAACCAACTCGGCATCCAGCGGGCGATCGTCCTACATGGACGAGAAAGGTTAGATGAAGCGGGCTTGGCAGATGTGACAGATTTGGCGGTACTGACCAACAAAACAGTGCAGCGAGTGACACTGAATCCCCAAGATTTAGGGCTAGAGTTTGCCCCAACTAGTGCGTTGCAAGGCGGAGATTTAGCAGAAAACGCTGCAATTCTGAAAGCAGTGCTGCAAGGGAAAGGTACAACCGCTCAACGGAATGCTGTGGCCTTGAATGCGGCTTTGGCTTTGCAAGTGGGAGAGCAACTACCTGAAACGGCTAACCCGCTGGAAGCTTATGCCAAGGGAATCGCGATCGCCCAGGACATCCTCCAAAGCGGAGCAGCTTGGGCCAAATTGGAACAGTTAGTAGAGTTTTTGCAATAA
- a CDS encoding serine hydrolase, whose translation MAAHADQTDTTVLSAAIATYLEAHFATERFMGAVLVGRRGEVLFSQGYGMANLEHSVPNTTQTKFRLASVTKQFTAAAILQLQAQGLLDVQAPIATYLPGYPNGDRLTIHQLLNHTSGIPSYTSFPDYEAKKRLAMSVAEVVDWFKDRLLEFEPGNQHRYSNSGYALLTHILETVSEQPYAEYLRAHLFEPLGMMGSGYDSHREILPHRASGYDLTDTGYRHAEFIDMSVPTGAGGLYSTVEDLYKWDQALYTEAVLSDRAKTEMFAPTVPVVESEEAKVYYGYGWVVAEQLGHKHISHGGGIDGFRTILSRYPDDQVTIIVLANLSNAAVAEIAVGLAAIAFGEPYQLPKVYQEVAIDPAVYPAYVGDYQLTPEVVLTITTESGQLFAQLTGQEKYAIYPTSPTYFFWKIVDAQLTFEVGKQGQAQKVTLHQFGQDLPAPRIPN comes from the coding sequence ATGGCAGCTCACGCGGATCAGACAGACACAACAGTTTTGTCAGCAGCGATCGCCACTTATCTAGAGGCTCACTTTGCTACCGAGCGATTTATGGGAGCGGTTTTGGTGGGGCGGAGAGGCGAAGTTCTGTTTAGCCAGGGATATGGCATGGCTAACTTGGAGCATAGCGTACCCAACACAACGCAGACCAAGTTTCGTTTGGCTTCGGTAACGAAGCAATTTACCGCCGCTGCCATCCTACAACTGCAAGCCCAAGGTTTGCTGGATGTACAGGCACCAATCGCCACGTATCTCCCTGGCTACCCGAATGGCGATCGCCTTACTATTCATCAACTCTTGAATCACACCAGTGGTATTCCTAGCTACACCAGTTTTCCGGACTATGAGGCAAAAAAGCGTCTAGCTATGTCTGTGGCAGAAGTTGTGGATTGGTTCAAGGACAGACTGTTGGAGTTTGAACCTGGCAATCAGCATCGCTACAGCAATTCTGGCTATGCGTTGTTGACTCACATTCTCGAGACGGTTTCGGAGCAACCCTACGCAGAGTACTTGCGAGCGCATCTGTTTGAGCCGTTGGGGATGATGGGATCAGGTTATGACAGCCATCGAGAGATATTGCCACATCGAGCTTCTGGCTACGACCTGACGGATACAGGCTATAGGCATGCTGAATTTATTGATATGTCGGTGCCGACGGGAGCGGGAGGTCTATACTCAACGGTAGAAGATCTTTATAAATGGGATCAGGCACTCTATACGGAAGCGGTGTTGAGCGATCGCGCTAAGACTGAGATGTTTGCGCCTACAGTGCCAGTGGTTGAGTCGGAGGAGGCCAAAGTTTATTACGGATACGGCTGGGTTGTGGCTGAGCAGTTGGGTCATAAACATATCAGTCATGGTGGGGGCATTGATGGGTTCCGCACGATTCTTTCCCGGTATCCCGATGACCAAGTCACGATAATTGTGCTAGCGAATCTGAGCAATGCAGCAGTGGCAGAGATCGCTGTGGGTTTAGCGGCGATCGCGTTTGGGGAGCCTTACCAATTGCCGAAGGTATATCAAGAGGTTGCGATCGATCCAGCGGTTTATCCAGCTTATGTGGGGGATTATCAGCTAACACCTGAGGTGGTTTTGACAATTACGACAGAGTCAGGGCAGCTCTTTGCTCAGCTCACCGGACAGGAGAAATACGCCATTTACCCTACTTCTCCTACGTACTTTTTCTGGAAGATCGTGGATGCTCAGTTAACGTTTGAGGTGGGTAAGCAAGGCCAAGCTCAAAAAGTAACGTTGCACCAGTTTGGTCAAGATTTACCAGCTCCTAGAATTCCTAATTAA
- a CDS encoding adenylate/guanylate cyclase domain-containing protein: MKKPIGKFIHQFRQWLPTLLEAPGEVEFNNYWAWRRRFLYKRLSLGLGLGLLYFSGLTGLYLIQMMLGDRSLNAFIVKNLMTSLSMAGWLIWLQLPVGRRQQAIAFLGLSWSITMLTNVPLTLDPVIIPDLKGWTITFFAQATIVPFRWRLHLLSQLGAYAFFFSTNWVLTQRLLPANIPPTGLLFDMAWICLMSTLVVYLYERLSRAEFQTRYRLRQEQQRSEQLLLNILPPSIAERLLKKQQTIADSFAEVTVLFADIVGFTRLSTQMSAPEVVDLLNQVFSRFDELAEYHGLEKIKTIGDSYMVVAGLPQHRIDHASAIAQMALAMHQALKQLNIQTGHTLEIRTGIHTGPVVAGIIGLKKFAYDLWGDTVNTASRMESQGLPGEIQVSQTTYECLKQQYVFEERGSISIKGKGEMNTYLLRGKCVPEAIAAEQTNLI, encoded by the coding sequence GTGAAGAAGCCCATAGGAAAATTCATTCACCAGTTCAGGCAATGGTTGCCGACCCTACTGGAAGCCCCTGGCGAGGTGGAGTTTAACAACTACTGGGCGTGGCGACGGCGCTTTCTCTACAAGCGTTTAAGCTTAGGTTTGGGATTGGGGCTACTTTACTTTTCAGGATTGACAGGGCTGTACCTAATCCAGATGATGTTGGGCGATCGCTCCCTGAATGCATTTATAGTCAAGAACCTGATGACCTCCTTGAGCATGGCAGGTTGGCTGATCTGGCTGCAATTGCCTGTGGGTAGACGCCAGCAAGCGATCGCCTTTCTGGGACTTTCGTGGTCTATCACCATGCTCACCAATGTCCCCTTGACGCTCGATCCAGTTATCATTCCGGATCTCAAGGGCTGGACAATCACTTTCTTTGCTCAAGCTACTATTGTTCCATTTCGCTGGCGGCTACATCTGCTCTCGCAACTAGGCGCTTATGCCTTTTTCTTTTCCACCAATTGGGTTCTAACTCAGCGGTTGTTGCCTGCAAATATTCCACCCACGGGCCTTCTGTTCGACATGGCATGGATTTGCCTCATGTCAACTTTGGTGGTGTATCTCTATGAGCGCCTGTCCAGAGCTGAGTTTCAGACTCGCTACAGGCTCAGGCAAGAACAACAGCGATCGGAACAATTGTTGCTGAATATCCTGCCTCCCTCTATTGCCGAACGCCTGCTCAAAAAACAACAGACGATCGCTGATAGTTTTGCTGAGGTCACGGTGCTGTTTGCCGATATTGTGGGTTTTACGCGACTCTCAACTCAGATGTCGGCCCCTGAAGTGGTGGACTTACTCAACCAAGTCTTCTCCCGCTTTGATGAGTTAGCCGAATATCATGGGCTGGAAAAGATTAAGACCATTGGCGATTCTTATATGGTAGTTGCTGGGTTGCCCCAACACCGCATCGATCATGCCTCCGCGATCGCCCAGATGGCTTTGGCAATGCACCAAGCGCTGAAGCAGCTCAATATTCAGACAGGCCATACGTTGGAGATCCGGACAGGGATTCATACTGGGCCTGTGGTAGCAGGGATTATTGGTCTGAAAAAGTTTGCCTACGACCTATGGGGCGATACCGTCAACACTGCCAGCCGCATGGAGTCCCAAGGCTTACCAGGAGAGATTCAAGTTAGTCAAACCACCTATGAGTGTTTGAAACAGCAATATGTTTTTGAGGAGCGAGGCAGTATCTCGATCAAGGGAAAAGGAGAGATGAACACTTATCTACTGAGAGGAAAGTGTGTTCCTGAAGCGATCGCCGCTGAGCAGACAAATTTAATATAA
- a CDS encoding pentapeptide repeat-containing protein, with protein sequence MNTEELKQRYQSGERNFSQTHLNQTNLQRLKLGAVDLSRASLVKSNLQKVNLEDANLDGVNLYRANLSKSRLQRVNLNKAILGEANLSEANLYRASLIQADLCAANLSKAVLNHAQLSGADLRKANLSHARLCWANLRKVNLHQAQLEGADLSDAKFCNTIMPDGSLRNDDC encoded by the coding sequence ATGAATACTGAAGAACTGAAGCAGCGCTATCAATCTGGAGAACGTAATTTTAGCCAGACTCACTTAAACCAAACCAACCTGCAACGGCTGAAATTAGGGGCAGTAGACCTCAGCCGCGCCAGTTTGGTTAAGAGCAACTTGCAGAAAGTGAACTTAGAAGATGCCAACCTCGATGGAGTCAATCTGTACCGGGCTAATTTAAGCAAGTCTCGTTTGCAACGTGTTAACCTCAACAAGGCGATTTTGGGAGAGGCCAATCTGAGCGAAGCCAATCTCTACCGCGCTAGTTTGATTCAAGCGGATCTATGTGCTGCCAACCTAAGCAAAGCGGTGTTAAATCACGCTCAACTGAGTGGTGCTGACCTGAGAAAAGCCAATTTGAGCCACGCTCGTTTATGTTGGGCCAACCTACGCAAGGTGAATTTGCACCAAGCTCAGCTAGAGGGCGCAGACTTGAGTGACGCTAAGTTCTGTAACACCATCATGCCAGATGGCAGTCTCAGGAATGATGATTGCTAG